Proteins encoded by one window of Chryseobacterium sp. POL2:
- a CDS encoding polyphosphate kinase 2 family protein → MKPIETKDFLISKKDFKLSDHKTDYKADIPKEEGQQLLHTEKEKLYDLQEKLYADNSQSLLIVIQAMDAAGKDSLIEHVFGGVNPQGCTITSFKTPSSKEYNHDFLWRHYLAIPEKGKIGIFNRSHYESVLVCKVHPEYNLKERVWDNVKDFDKKFWENRYESIRNFEKHLTNNGTKIIKFFLNVSKEEQKQRFLDRINEEDKNWKFASGDVVERGYWKDYMKAYEEAIQATNTDYAPWHIIPADKKWYTRLSALQIIIETLENMNLKFPEVNKEEKEALQKAKIELENEK, encoded by the coding sequence ATGAAACCCATAGAAACCAAAGATTTTCTAATCAGTAAGAAAGATTTTAAATTATCCGATCACAAAACCGACTACAAAGCCGACATACCAAAAGAAGAAGGCCAGCAACTTCTCCACACCGAGAAAGAAAAACTTTACGACTTACAAGAAAAACTTTATGCGGATAACAGCCAATCACTTTTAATTGTTATCCAAGCGATGGATGCAGCAGGAAAAGACAGCCTTATAGAACATGTCTTCGGCGGTGTTAATCCGCAAGGTTGCACCATAACCAGTTTTAAAACACCAAGTTCTAAAGAATACAATCATGATTTTTTATGGCGCCATTATTTAGCTATTCCAGAAAAAGGCAAAATTGGTATCTTCAACCGCTCGCATTACGAAAGTGTTTTGGTCTGCAAAGTTCATCCTGAATACAATCTTAAAGAACGCGTATGGGATAATGTTAAGGATTTTGATAAGAAATTTTGGGAAAACCGCTACGAAAGCATCAGAAATTTTGAAAAACATTTGACCAACAACGGAACCAAAATTATTAAATTCTTTTTAAACGTTTCTAAAGAAGAACAAAAACAGCGTTTTCTTGATCGCATCAACGAAGAGGATAAAAATTGGAAATTTGCCAGTGGCGATGTTGTTGAACGCGGTTATTGGAAGGACTACATGAAAGCTTATGAAGAAGCCATCCAAGCAACCAACACAGATTACGCCCCTTGGCATATTATCCCAGCCGACAAAAAATGGTACACTAGACTTTCTGCGCTGCAGATTATTATCGAGACTTTGGAAAATATGAATCTTAAATTCCCCGAAGTTAACAAAGAAGAAAAAGAAGCCCTACAAAAAGCAAAAATAGAATTAGAGAACGAAAAATAA
- a CDS encoding DUF1573 domain-containing protein, translating to MKKTLLGLVAVLSFGLASAQTISFDKTVHDYGKVAHGADGHTYFTITNTGKEPLILSDVKPACGCTTPEWSKDPILPGKSTKIKVGYNTNLNGAFSKPIEVFSNDAQNPRSVLIIKGEIIGAAGQQLEVAPMKAQAAQAPAMQSRKAAPAKKAALKSATPVALEAKK from the coding sequence ATGAAAAAGACACTTTTAGGATTGGTAGCTGTATTAAGCTTTGGATTAGCATCTGCACAAACAATTTCTTTTGACAAAACAGTTCACGATTACGGAAAAGTAGCACATGGTGCTGATGGTCACACATACTTCACTATCACCAACACTGGTAAAGAACCGCTTATTTTATCTGATGTAAAACCAGCATGTGGTTGTACAACACCAGAATGGAGCAAAGATCCAATTCTTCCAGGAAAATCTACTAAAATAAAAGTTGGATACAATACAAATTTAAACGGAGCATTTAGTAAACCTATCGAAGTATTTTCTAACGATGCCCAAAACCCAAGATCAGTATTAATCATAAAAGGCGAAATCATTGGCGCAGCAGGGCAACAATTAGAAGTTGCACCTATGAAAGCACAGGCGGCACAGGCACCAGCTATGCAATCAAGAAAAGCGGCACCAGCTAAAAAAGCAGCTTTAAAATCGGCAACACCTGTTGCATTAGAAGCTAAAAAATAA